Sequence from the Streptomyces sp. NBC_00440 genome:
CCGAGGCCGTACGGCTCCGCCAGGTGGGGCGCCGCGTATCCGGTGGGGGCGAGGACGCGGCGGGCCTCGGCGGGGTCCAGGCCGCGGGCCACCCCGATCACCTCGCGGGCCCGCTCCCGGTGCGGCGCGGCCTCGGCGGGCAGTTCCAGGCGCAGTTCCCGGCGTGCGCCCGCGGCGGCGAGCCGCACGGCCCGCGCCCGGTGGGTGTCGCCGGGGCCGAGCAGCTGCCGGGCGACGACGGCGCGGCGCAGATGGAGGTGGGCGTCATGTTCCCAGGTGAAGCCGGTGCCGCCGAGGATCTGGATGCAGTCCTTGGCACAGCTGTGGGCGGCGTCCAGCGCGGTGGCGGCCGCGAGCGAGGCGACGAGCCCGCGCACCTCGGCACTCGCTTCGGCGCCCCCCTCGGGGCTCACCTCAGCACTCGCCCCGGAGGAGTCGCAGCCCGCTCCGGCGGCCCGCGCCGCGTCCCAGGTCAGCGCCCTGGCCTGCTCGACCCGCAGGAGCATGTCGGCGCAGAGGTGCTTGACGGCCTGGAACTGGCCGATGGGCCGCCCGAACTGTTCGCGCACCTTGGCGTGTTCGGTGGCGGTGTGCAGCGCCCAGGCCGCCGTGCCGCAGGCGTCGGCGGCGAACAGGACGGCCGCCAGATCGGTGACGAGCCCGTCGTCGAGCGTCAGCAGCCGGTCGGCGGGCACCTCCGCTCTCAGCCGCACCTCGGCGGTCGGCCTGGTCGGATCCACGCTCCGCTGGGCACGCACCTCAAGATCCGCGGCGTCCACAGCGGCCCAGCGCCCCTCGTGCCGCAGCAGAACCAGACCCGCCTCCGCGCCGCCGAGTACCGGATCACCCGCGTCACCCAGGGCCACCGCGCCGGGCCACCGCCCGTCCGCGAGCGGCGCCGCGAGGTCGGGGCGGCCCGCCCGGTGCAGCAGGGCGGAGGCCAGCACGGTCGGGAGATAGGGGCCGGGGAGCGCCGCAGCGGCGGCCTCCTCCAGGATGACGGCCTGCTCCAGGAGGCCGCCGCCCCCTCCCCCGTACTCCTCGGGGAGGTGCGCGCCCAGCAGCCCCTGCGCGGCGAGGGCCGCCCAGTGAGCCGGCGGCCCGCCTCTGCCACCGGTACTGCCACCGTCGTTGTCACCGTCGCCGCCGGGTGGCGCGTCGAGCAGTTCGCGGGCCTTCGCGGGTGGTGCCTCCCGCGCCAGCAGCCCCCGCACGGCGTCGGCCAACTCCTTCTGCTCCTGCGTGATTCCGATGCCCATGCCCAGCGAGACTAGAACACGTTACATTCTGACGGAAGGTCAGCTACTGAGGTCGGACCAGGTGATACAGATCACGCGGCACTTATATGGCGTTTACCGGAATACCTGAACCCCTCCGGAAGCTTCATGATGCAACCACTTGGACGCCCGGTCCCCTGCCGGTCTGCCTTACCTGGAGGCTTCACGCATGACACAGGCCGCTCCCTCGCTGCCCGAGACAACCGCCGAGGAACCGCGCACCACCCGTGGCAGGGGCGGCATCGTCCCCGTACTCGCCTTCGCAGGCATCGTCGTGGCCGTCATGCAGACGCTGCTCGTCCCGGTCATCAAGGACCTGCCGACACTGCTGAGCACCGCCCCGTCGAACGCCACCTGGGTCATGACCGCCACGCTGCTCGCGGGCGCGATAGCCACCCCGATCATGGGACGGCTCGGTGACCTCTACGGCAAGCGGCGGATGCTGCTCGCCAGCCTCTCCGTCATGGTGGTCGGCTCGCTGATCTGCGGGTTCACCGACAACTTGCTGATCATGATCGTCGGCCGTGCACTCCAGGGCTTCGCCATGGGCGCCATCCCGCTCGGCATCGGCATCATGCGTGACGAGCTGCCCCGCGAGAAGCTCGGCTCGGCCATGGCGCTGATGAGCTCCTCCATCGGCGTCGGCGGCGGGCTCGCCCTGCCGGCCGCCGCCCTGGTGGCACAGCACGCCGACTGGCACGCCCTGTTCTTCGGCGCCGCCGGGCTCGGCGTCATCTCGATGGCGCTCACCCTCATCTTCGTACCGGAGTCCTCGACCCGCGCCCGCGGCAGCTTCGACATCCTTGGCGCGCTCGGCCTCTCGGCCGGTCTGGTCTGCCTGCTGCTGCCGATCACCAAGGGCTCCGACTGGGGCTGGACGTCGGGCACCACACTCGGCCTCTTCGCCGGCGCCCTCGCCATCCTGCTGCTGTGGGGCGTGATGGAGCTGCGCGTCGCGGCCCCGCTGGTGGACCTGCGGACCACGGCCCGCCGCGAGGTGCTGCTCACCAACCTGGCGTCGATCATGGTCGGTGTCGCGTTCTACGCCATCTCGCTGGTGCTGCCGCAGCTGCTCCAGCTGCCGAAGGCGACCGGTTACGGCCTCGGCCAGTCGATGGTGGTCGCGGGCCTGTGCGTGGCGCCCCTCGGCCTCACGATGATGCTCACCGCGCCGGTCTACGCCAGGATCGCCGCGAAGTACGGGCCCAAGGTCTCGCTGATGATCGGGATGCTGATCATCGCGATCGGGTACGGGGCGGGGCTCGCCCTCATGAGCGCGCCCTGGCAGACCATCATCATCTCGGTCGTCGTGGGCGCGGGCATCGGTCTCGCCTACTCCTCGCTCCCCGCGCTGATCATCGGCGCGGTCGACCCCTCCGAGACGGGCGCGGCCAACGGCCTCAACACGCTGATGCGTTCCATCGGCACCTCGGTGTCGAGCGCGGTGATCGGCATGGTGCTCGCGCACTCCTCGACCGCGCTGGGCCCGGTGTCCGTACCGAGCATGAGCGGCTTCCGCACCTCGTTCATGATCGCCACGGCCGCGGTCGTGATCGGCCTGGTGTTCGCGGCGTTCCTCCCCTCGCGCAAGCGCACGGCCGCCCAGTCGCGGCCCGTCGCCGCACATGAGGGCGGCTCGGCCACCGTCGCCGAGGAGGCGGCGGCCATCCTCGACGCCGAGGACCGGAACCTCCAGGACTTCCGGGGGTTCCAGGGCCGGGTGCTCGACGCCGAGGGCACTCCGGTGCCGCGTGCCACGGTCACGCTGATCGACCACCGCGGCCGGCAGTCGGGAATCGTGGTCGCGGACGGCGCGGGAGCCTTCGCGCTCGCCGCCCGGTCGGCCGGTACGTACATCCTCGCCGCCACGGCGCCCGGCCTCCCGCCGCTGGCCACCCATGTCGCGTACACGAGCGTGGACCAACTGGTGGCGGTGGACCTGAAGCTGGGATCGACCGTGCCGGCGAACGCGGGCCGGTAACCGTTGCCGGGGGCCGGGGCGGGCCCACGGAACGTACGGCAACGGCGTCCGGGGGCCCGCGCGAGGCCCCCGGATCCCCCGGACTAGCATGGCCCGGCCGGCCGGCCACAACACACCGGCAAGCCCGCCCCGTAACAGGAGGATCCCCATGGCCGCCCCCACGCCAGCGACCCTGGCCGCGTTCGAGGCCGCCAAGGGATTCATGCCCGCGGACGAAGGGCTCGCGCTGTACGAGGCGGCCGTGCTGGCCGCCGGGCTCGGCCTCCCGCTCCTGGAGGTCGGCACCTACTGCGGCCGCTCCACCCTCCTCATCGCCGACGCCGCGCGCGCGGCCGGCGTCCCCGCGATCACCGTCGACCACCACCGCGGCAGCGAGGAGCAGCAGCCCGGCTGGGAGTACCACGACCCCTCCGTCGTGGACCCCGAGGTCGGCCTCATGGACACGCTCCCCACCTTCCGCCGCACCCTGCACAAGGCCGGACTCGAAGACCATGTGATCGCGATGGTCGGCCGGTCCCCGCAGGTCGCCAAGGCCTGGGGCGGCCCGCTCGGCCTGGTGTTCATCGACGGCGGTCACACCGACGAGCACGCGAGCGGCGACTACGAGGGCTGGGCCCCGCACCTCGCGGAGGGCGGGCTGCTGCTCGTCCACGACGTCTTCCCCGACCCGGCGGACGGCGGCCAGGCCCCGTACCGCGTCTACCTCAGGGCCCTCGCGTCCGGTGCCTTCACCGAGATCTCCGTGACCGGCTCGCTCCGCGTCCTGCGGCGCACCGGACCGGGAATCTGAGCACCCGGGACCACCGCGCCCGCGACCGGGCGGCGACGGGAAGGCCGGGCTAAGCTCGCGCCGTGCTGTACGACGACGATGACGACAACCGCCCCTCCCTCTCGCACCGCCTCCGGAAGTCACCCGGGGTGATCACGGTCGCCGCCCTGGTGCCCGCCTGTCTGGCCGGCTGGCTGATCTGGCATTCCGTGGGCGGTCCGGAGGGAACGTCGGCGAAGAGCCCGGCCACGGCAGAGACCCAGGACAGCACCCCGAGCACCACCCCGGCGAAGCCCTCGCACGCGGCGGACGGCGACAACAAGCAGGGCGACGACAAACCCGGCAACGGCGCACCCGCCGGTCATGCGTCGCTCGCGGGAAAAGTCGTCGTGATCGACCCGGGGCACAACCCGAACAATTACCGTCACCCGACCGAAATCAACCGCCGGGTAAATATCGGCAACGGCACAACAGAATGCGACACCACCGGCACTTCGACCAATAACGGTTATGCCGAGGCCCAGTTCACTCTCGATGTGTCGCACCGGCTGCGCGCCCTGCTCGAAAAGCAGGGCGCGAAGGTCAGGCTGACCCAGAACGACGACCACAGTTTCGGTCCCTGTGTGACCGAACGGGCCTCCTTCGGCAACAAAGCGAAAGCCGACGCAGCCGTCTCCGTGCACGCCGACGGCTCGTCGGTCGGCCACCGGGGCTTCCACGTGATCCTTCCCGCCCTGGTGAAAGCGGGTGCGGCCGACACGGCCGACATCGTGGCCCCGTCGCACGACCTCGGGACCCGGATCGCCGGAAAGTTCGTCCGGGACACCGGAACCGCTCCTTCCAACTACATCGGTGGCGGTACGGGGTTGGACACCCGGGGCGATCTCGGCGGGCTCAATCTCTCAACTGTGCCCAAAGTGTTCATCGAATGCGGCAATATGCGTGATCCCAAAGATGCCGCTCTGCTCACGAGTGGAAGCTGGCGCCAGAAGGCCGCACAGGGGATCGCGGACGGCATCAGCAGCTTTCTCCACGCGGAGTGACGAGACCCGGCACACGACCCGCCGGGGCAGACGATAGATTCACCCCTACGATGGGGAGCCGCCCCCGAGCTCCACGCCGCCCCGACGAGCCGACCTACTAAGGATTCTTACGTGAACATCCGCTCCCTCACACGAGGCGACGGCGTGGTGATCGGAGCAGCGGTGGTGCTGTTCATCGCCTCGTTCCTCGATCTCACCTCTTACGGCAACCAGTGCAGCGGTTCGTACTGCGCCAACCTGAACAACCCCAGCGCGTGGGACTCACTGGGCACGCTGATGGGCATCTACCTGGCCGGCGTCATCGGGGCAGCCCTGATCACCGTGGCCCGCGCCCTGCCGCAGCCGCGCAAGGTCGTGGGTCTCGACATGGCCCAGTTCGGTGTCGCGTTCACCATCTTCGCCGCGTGGACGGGGTTCTGGACCCTGGTCGACGCGTCGAGCCGGGGGGCCGGACTGATTCTCGGGTTCATCGCGGCGCTGGTGCTCGCGGGCGCGGCTGTCGCCGGCCCGCTCCTCCCCGCGCTCAAGGGCCCGCTGCTGAGCGCCCCGAAGCCGGCCGCCGTGACGCCGTCCCCGTACGGCGTGCAGGCCGCCGGTGCACCGGGCCAGGGCTACGGGTACCCGGGCGCGCAGGCCCAACAGCCTTACGGCGCCCAGCCGCAGCCGGGCCATCCGCAGCCCGCGGCGTTCGGAGCCCAGGCCGGGCACCCCGGTCAGCCGCAGGACACCCACCAGCCCACGGCGGCCCAGCCGCAGCCTTCGGCCGACGCGCCCGCCGGGGAGTTCGCGCCGTTCTGGTTCGCGGTTCCGGTGGCCCGTCCGCTGTACGGGGAGGACGGCTCTCCGGCCCCCATCGCCGAACTGGCCCCGGGCACCTGGTACCTCGCGGTCGAGCAGCGCGGCCCGGGTCTGATCGCACAGACACAGGACGGCCGGCGCGGCGTGCTCCAGGACACCACGGGTATCCAGCGCGGCTAGCAGCTCTCGTTCAGGCCCGACAACGTCACGTTCAGGCCTGATGCCGCACGGCCCCCGCCCCTTCCGGGCGGGGGCCGTTGCGTTTACAGTCGCCTGACGATGTGTCAGTTAGCGTGCGACCGGGAGGCTTTACGATGCGTCTAGGACTCGCCCTCGGCTACTGGGGCCGCGGGCCGACCCCCGGTCATCTCGAACTGGCCCAGGAGGCCGAGCGTTTGGGCTACGCCTCCGTCTGGACCTCCGAGGCCTGGGGCTCCGACGCCTTCACCCCGCTGACCTGGATCGCGGCGCACACCTCCCGTATCCGGCTGGGTACCGCGATCGTCCAGATGGCGGCCCGCACCCCCACCGCCACCGCGATGCACGCACTCACCCTGGACCACCTCTCCGGCGGCCGGATGATGCTGGGGCTCGGGCTTTCGGGCCCCCAGGTGGTGGAGGGCTGGTACGGACGCCCGTTCCCCAGCAGTCCGCTCACCGCGACCCGTGAGTACGTCGACGTCATCCGCCAGGTCCTCAGGCGGGAGGCCCCGGTCGAGCTGGACGGGCGCTTCCACGCGCACCCGTACCGGGGTGCGGACGGCACCGGCATCGGCAAGCCGCTCAAGCCGATCACCCATCCGCTGCGGGCCGAACTGCCCATCCTGCTGGGGGCCGAGGGGCCGAAGAACATCGCCCAGACCACCCGTATCGCGGACGGCTGGCTCCCCCTGTACTGGTCGCCGACCCGCGTCGACGTCTACGAGGCGTCGCTCACCGGTCTCCCCGAGGGCTTCATGATCGCGCCGATGGTCCGTGCGCACGTCTGCGACAGCGTGGCCGACGGCCTGCTCCCGGTGAAGGCGATGCTCGGCTTCTACATCGGCGGCATGGGTCACGCGGCCCGCAACTTCCACGCGGACCTGATGGCGCGGATGGGGTTCGAGGCGGAGGCCCAGCGGATCCAGGAGCTGTTCCTCGCGGGCCGCAAGGAGGAGGCGGTGCTTGCGGTTCCGGACGCGTTCGCCGACGAGATCTCGCTGGTGGGTCCACGCCAACGGATAGCCGAGCGGCTGGAGTTGTGGCGCAAGGGCCCGGTGACGGACCTGCTGGTGACGGCTCCGGACCCGACGACGCTACGGGTGCTGGCAGAGCTGACCACCTGAGCCGCACCGGCTGTCCCGCACCGGCTGCCCCGCCGGGGACGGGACAGCCGGACAGGGGCGGCCGGGACTGGCGAGGTGATCCATAACGAAAGGCCCTAGAACGAAGCCCGCTCCAGCCAGAAGTCCAGCAACTCCCGGTCCCCCAGCACCTCCACCTGGTCACTCCCGGCGGGCAGCCGCCGGTAGAAGACCTGGAGCACGTCGGTCAGCGGACCCCGCAGCGCCACCGTCGCCTTCTCGTGCGCCCGGCGCCAGGTGAACCCGTCGTCACCGAACTCGATCAGCCACTCCGCACCGGCCGCGTCCGTGGCGTGCAGATGGATCGACCGGCCCGCTCCCCGCAGGTCGGCCACGCTCTTGTCGCCGGACGCCTGGGCGAAGACGAGGATGTCCAGCCACTCGTCGATGGCGTCCGCGGCGACGTCCGCCTCCACCTCGAACGGCACACCGGCCGTCAGGGCCGCGTCCGCCCGGTGGACCGCCGTCTCGTGGACCATCCGGCGCGCCCAGAACCCGGTGCGCTGATCGGCCGCCCACGTCCAGACCTCGGCGTCCGGACCCGCCGCCCGCAGCGTCGCCGCGAGCCGCGCGGCGCCCGCGGCCAGCCAGTCGCTCAGGGCATCGGGGTCATCGTCGCCCGGACCGGCGCTGTCCGGCACCTGTTCGGGCGGAACCGCCTCGGTGGCCTTCGTCCGTACGATCGTCTCGGCCCAGCGCTGCGCGCGGCCCACATGACGGGTCAGCTCCCCCAGGCTCCACTCCGGGCAGGTCGGCACCGTCGCCGTCAGGTCGGCTCCGGCCAGCGCCGCCCCGAACAGGTCGGTCTGCCGCAGCAGTTCGTCGCAGTAGCGGTCATGCCCCAGTAGCGTCATGGCCCCACCCTAGGGCCTGTCGTCAAAGTGCCGTCGTTGCCCGAAGGGCAGCCGCGCGGCGTCTGGTGCGTGCGATCGCAAGGCGCCGGAATGTTCTCGCAGCGGAGCTACTAGGGCATTTCGGCAACGCCGCGAGCGTGCGTGCCAGACGCCGCGCGGCAGGCGGCACTTTGACGACAGCCCCTGGGGGCCCCGGCGGTACGTATGGGGCGCGCCGGCTTTCACGCGCCAGGGGTTTCACGCACGCACAAGCGGCAACACGTTCGACCATGTCCAGATATTCGAGCGGAAGCAGCCCGGCGGCGAACGTCATCATGGTGATCGCCGATGTCATGGCCTTCATCCTGGGCCTGTGGATTCTGATGTATCTCCTGGAGGCGAACCGGGCCAATGACCTGGTGACCTTCGTGCACCACGCGGCCGACTGGCTGGCCGGCTGGTCCCGCGACCTGTTCACCTTCAACGAGGCATGGGCCCGGGTCGTCGCAGGCTATGGCCTCGCGGCGGTCGTGTACCTCTTCATCGGCCACCTCGTCGCGGGCCGGGTGCGCCGGCACTGAGCCGCCAGTCGCACGGCCGGCGCCGCAACCGTCAGCGGCAGCAGTCCGGTTCGAGCCCGGCCGGCAGCCGCTCCGCGCCGAAGACCGCGGTGGTCGCCTCGTCCCCACCGAGCGCGGCCACCGCGAGCAGCAGCGACCCCGCCGTCCAGCTGGTGCGTTCCAGTGGCCACAGTGCCCGGTCGTCGAACACGTACCCCGTCCAGTACATCCCGTCGTCCGCCCGGAGGTGCCGGATCGACTGGAGGATTTCCAGCGCCCGGTCCGACTCCCCCATCACCCAGAGCGTCAGGGCGAGTTCACAGCTCTCGCCACCGGTCACCCAGTTGTTGGGCAGCACACAGCGCACCCCGAGGTCCGGTACGACGAAGCGGTCCCACTCCGCGTCGATCCGCTGTTTCGCCGCAGCTCCGCCGATCGCGCCGCCGAGCACCGGGTAGTACCAGTCCATCGAGTAGCGGCTCTTGTCCAGGAACCGCTCGGGGTGGCTGCGGATCGCGTGCCCGAGCGCGCCGGTCGCCAACTCCCAGTCGGGCTGCGGCTCCTCGCGCTCGTCGGCGAGCGCGAGCGCACAGCGCAGCGCCTGGTAGACGGACGAGGAACCGGTCAGCAGCGCGTCCTCGACGACCGCCCCGCCCTCCTCGGCCGGCTCCCTCTTCCAGCCGATCTCGCCGCCCGGCTGCTGGAGTTGGAGCACGAACTCGACCGCGGCCCGCACGACGGGCCACATCCGGTCGGCGAACGTGTCGTCGCCGGTGGCCAGATAGTGGTGCCAGACGCCGACCGCGACGTACGCGCAGAAGTTGGTCTCCCGGCCCCGGTCGGTGATCCGAGCCGCGTCGCCGTCCTGGTAGGCGGCGTACCAGGAGCCGTCCTCGTTCTGGTGCCGGGCGAGCCAGGCGTACGCGCGCTCCGCGGCCTCGTGCTCGCCCGCGGCGTCGAGCGCCATGGCAGCCTCGGTGTGGTCCCACGGGTCGAGGTGGTGCCCGCGGAACCACGGGATCGCGCCGTCCTCGCGCTGGACGGCGAGGATCCCGGCGACCGTGCGGGCTGCCTGCTCGGCGGTGAGGACTCCGGGCAGGACCAGATGTTCCGTACGGCCCGGTGAGGTCACGCGCCCACCCGCGGCGTGTGCGGCTTGGTCGCGTACGCCACGAAGCTCTTGCCGACGACCGGGTTCAGCGCGCGCTCGGCGAGCCGGGTCGCCAGCGGCTTCTTCATGATGTCCCAGACCAGCAGCTGGTGGTAGGCGCGGACCGGCAGCGCCTTGTCGTTGTCGACGCCGAACGCGCACTTGAGCCACCAGTACGGGGCGTGCAGCGCGTGCGCGTGGTGGCTGCCGTACGGGCGCAGCCCCGCCTCGCGGATCTTGCCGAGGAGTTCGTCCGCCTTGTAGATCCGGATGTGGCCACCCTCGACCTCGTGGTAGGCGTCGGAGAGCGCCCAGCAGACCTTCTCGGGTCCGTACCGGGGGACGGTGATCGCGATCCGGCCGCCGGGCTTCAGCACCCGCACCATCTCGGCGAGCACTCCCTTGTCGTCCGGGATGTGCTCCATGACCTCGGAGATGATCACGACGTCGAAGGAGGCGTCGGGGAACGGCAGGTTGAGCGCGTCGCCCTCCATGGCGGTGGCGGTGGCGCCCGCGGGGGCCTCGCCCTCCTCCTTCATGGCGGCGAACCACTTGGCGACCTCGCGGATCTCCTCGCCGTTCTGGTCGAGTGCCACCACCTGCGCACCGCGCCGGTAGCACTCGAAGGCATGACGGCCCGCGCCACAGCCGAGGTCGAGCACACGGTCGCCCGGAGCAAGCGGGAAGCGGGAGAAGTCCACGGTCAGCACGGGGGTCTGCCTTCTTCGCTAGGAGGATGGGAGGGGTACGGGCTACGCCTGCACGGACGGAGCGCCGGGGCGGCGGGCAGCGATGGCTTCGCGGTAGCGCTCCGCGGTGCCGATGGCGGCCTGCTTCCAGGTGAAGCGGGCCAGGACGCGTTCGCGCCCTGCTGCGCCGAGGCGGGTGCGGAGGACCGGGTCGGCGAGCAGCCGGGACAGGGCGCCGGCCAGTGCGCCCGCGTCGCCGGGGGGCACCGCGAGGCAGGTCTCGCCGTCGGCGCCCGTGACCTCCGGGATGGCTCCGCCGGTCGTCGCGACCAGCGGGGTGCCGGTGGCCATCGCCTCGGCCGCGGGCAGCGAGAAGCCTTCGTAGAGCGAGGGCACACAGGCGATCTGCGCGCCGCGCACCAGGTCGACCAGCTCCTCGTCACTGATGCCCTTGACGAACCGGACCGCGCCGTCGAGTCCGTACCGCTCGATGGCCTGTGCGACCGGTCCGTCCTCGGCGCGCCTGCCGACGACGACGAGGTGGGCGGCCGGGTGCTCGGTACGGAGCTTGGCGAGCGCCTCGACCAGATGGATCAGGCCCTTGAGCGGTACGTCGGCGCTCGATGTCGTCACGATCCGGCCGGGCACCTCGGCCACGGCCGGGTCGGGCGCCCAGAGTTCGGTGTCGGCGCCGATGTGCACGACGTGGATACGGTCCTCCCGCACCCCGAGGTCCTCGATGATCTCCTGCTGCGAGGAGCCGGAGACGGTGAGGACGGACGGGAGCCTGCGGGCGACCCGCTTCTGCATCCGGGTGAAGCCGTACCAGCGGCGTACGGAGGCGCGGCGGCGCCAGCCGTCCGCTGCCGCCAGGTCGAGCCGCCGGTCGACGGTGATGGGGTGGTGGACGGTGGTGACCAGCGGCGCGCCGAGGTCGCCGAGCAGCCCGTAGCCGAGGGTCTGGTTGTCGTGGATGACGTCGAACTCCCCGCGCCTGGCGAGGAGATGGCGCCGGGCGCGCAGCGAGAACGTCAGCGGCTCCGGGAAGCCGCCGGTCCACATGGTGCCCACCTCGACGGCGTCGATCCAGTCGCGGTACTCGTCGCGTCCCGGGGTACGGAAGGGGTCCGGGCTGCGGTAGAGGTCGAGGCTGGGCAGCTCGGTGAGCGGTACGCCCTCGTCCAGCACCGGGAAGGGCTGGGCGCCGATCACCTCGACACTGTGGCCGAGCCGGGCCAGCTCCCGTGAGAGGTGCCGGACGTAGACGCCCTGGCCTCCGCAGAAAGGATTGCCCTTGTACGTGAGGAACGCGATACGCAACGGGCCCCGGGCACCGGCGGCGGATCCACCGGCAAGGGGGCCCGCTTCTATGGCCTCAGCGGTCACACTCGGCCCCCTTCTCGCAGCAGTCCCGGCGGAGCGTAGTCGCTCACGCTAATCTAGAACAAGTTCTCGCAAGCCTGGGGCCCGAGGGCGCCCCCGGAAGAACTCAGCCAGACTTGATCGTTCAATGAGCTTCGAATCTACCGGCAGGTAGCTCCGTCGTAACAGCCGGATCAGGTGATTCGCGCCACGGCGGGATCGGATGGGACAGATGACTGTGGAAGCCAAGCCGGCGTCGCCACCGCTGACCGAGCGCCAGGAGGCGCGCCGCCGCAGGATTCTGCACGCGAGCGCCCAGCTGGCCGGCCGCGGCGGCTTCGACGCGGTGCAGATGCGCGAGGTCGCCGAGGACTCGTCGGTGGCGCTCGGCACGCTCTACCGGTACTTCCCCTCCAAGATCCATCTGCTGGTCGCCACCATGCAGGACCAGCTCCAGCATCTGCACACCACCCTCCGCAAGCGGCCTCCCGCGGGCGACACCCCCGCCGAGCGCGTCGCGTCGACGCTCATGGGTGCCTTCCGCGCGCTCCAGCGCGAGCCGCATCTGGCGGACGCGATGGTGCGGGCGCTGACCTTCGCCGACCGGAGCGTCAGCCCCGAGGTGGACACCGTCTCCCGTCTGACGACGGCGATCATCCTGGACGCGATGGGCCTGGAGCACCCCACCCCCGAGCAGCTTTCGGCGGTCCGGGTCATCGAGCACACCTGGCACTCCGCGCTGATCACCTGGCTGTCCGGGCGGGCGTCGATCGCCCAGGTGAAGATCGACATCGAGACGGTCTGCCGGCTGATCGACCTGACCGGCCCGGACAGCGGCCCGGACACGGCCTGAGCCGTGTCCGCGCGCTCGCGCCGTCGCCCTGCTCGTCGGACGGCTGCTCATCGGGTGGCTGCTCGTCCGTGACTACTCGTCGGGTGGGAAGACCGCCTCGCCGCTCTCCCGCAGCGTG
This genomic interval carries:
- a CDS encoding acyl-CoA dehydrogenase; the encoded protein is MGIGITQEQKELADAVRGLLAREAPPAKARELLDAPPGGDGDNDGGSTGGRGGPPAHWAALAAQGLLGAHLPEEYGGGGGGLLEQAVILEEAAAAALPGPYLPTVLASALLHRAGRPDLAAPLADGRWPGAVALGDAGDPVLGGAEAGLVLLRHEGRWAAVDAADLEVRAQRSVDPTRPTAEVRLRAEVPADRLLTLDDGLVTDLAAVLFAADACGTAAWALHTATEHAKVREQFGRPIGQFQAVKHLCADMLLRVEQARALTWDAARAAGAGCDSSGASAEVSPEGGAEASAEVRGLVASLAAATALDAAHSCAKDCIQILGGTGFTWEHDAHLHLRRAVVARQLLGPGDTHRARAVRLAAAGARRELRLELPAEAAPHRERAREVIGVARGLDPAEARRVLAPTGYAAPHLAEPYGLGAGPVQQLAVQQELAAAGVRISDLGIATWVVPSLLAYGTDEQRARHLAPTLRGDVHWCQLFSEPGAGSDLASLRTRADRVDGGWLVNGQKLWTSAAQWADYGILLARTNQEAPRHKGLTYFLVDMKRAAGIDIRPLKEITGDSLFNEVYFDDVLLPDDAVLGAVDDGWRVARNTLGNERVHMADQLTFPTGLEALIARSDGLDGAQRARIGALAAEAHALACIGLRTTLQQVSGLEPGAGASVRKLVQTPHQQKVAELALELLGPAGAVREGAGEQAVHGFLMSRCLTIAGGTTQVQLNVVAERLLGLPRDP
- a CDS encoding class I SAM-dependent methyltransferase, with the protein product MAAPTPATLAAFEAAKGFMPADEGLALYEAAVLAAGLGLPLLEVGTYCGRSTLLIADAARAAGVPAITVDHHRGSEEQQPGWEYHDPSVVDPEVGLMDTLPTFRRTLHKAGLEDHVIAMVGRSPQVAKAWGGPLGLVFIDGGHTDEHASGDYEGWAPHLAEGGLLLVHDVFPDPADGGQAPYRVYLRALASGAFTEISVTGSLRVLRRTGPGI
- a CDS encoding prenyltransferase/squalene oxidase repeat-containing protein, with the translated sequence MTSPGRTEHLVLPGVLTAEQAARTVAGILAVQREDGAIPWFRGHHLDPWDHTEAAMALDAAGEHEAAERAYAWLARHQNEDGSWYAAYQDGDAARITDRGRETNFCAYVAVGVWHHYLATGDDTFADRMWPVVRAAVEFVLQLQQPGGEIGWKREPAEEGGAVVEDALLTGSSSVYQALRCALALADEREEPQPDWELATGALGHAIRSHPERFLDKSRYSMDWYYPVLGGAIGGAAAKQRIDAEWDRFVVPDLGVRCVLPNNWVTGGESCELALTLWVMGESDRALEILQSIRHLRADDGMYWTGYVFDDRALWPLERTSWTAGSLLLAVAALGGDEATTAVFGAERLPAGLEPDCCR
- a CDS encoding maleylpyruvate isomerase family mycothiol-dependent enzyme; translated protein: MTLLGHDRYCDELLRQTDLFGAALAGADLTATVPTCPEWSLGELTRHVGRAQRWAETIVRTKATEAVPPEQVPDSAGPGDDDPDALSDWLAAGAARLAATLRAAGPDAEVWTWAADQRTGFWARRMVHETAVHRADAALTAGVPFEVEADVAADAIDEWLDILVFAQASGDKSVADLRGAGRSIHLHATDAAGAEWLIEFGDDGFTWRRAHEKATVALRGPLTDVLQVFYRRLPAGSDQVEVLGDRELLDFWLERASF
- a CDS encoding LLM class F420-dependent oxidoreductase encodes the protein MRLGLALGYWGRGPTPGHLELAQEAERLGYASVWTSEAWGSDAFTPLTWIAAHTSRIRLGTAIVQMAARTPTATAMHALTLDHLSGGRMMLGLGLSGPQVVEGWYGRPFPSSPLTATREYVDVIRQVLRREAPVELDGRFHAHPYRGADGTGIGKPLKPITHPLRAELPILLGAEGPKNIAQTTRIADGWLPLYWSPTRVDVYEASLTGLPEGFMIAPMVRAHVCDSVADGLLPVKAMLGFYIGGMGHAARNFHADLMARMGFEAEAQRIQELFLAGRKEEAVLAVPDAFADEISLVGPRQRIAERLELWRKGPVTDLLVTAPDPTTLRVLAELTT
- a CDS encoding N-acetylmuramoyl-L-alanine amidase; translated protein: MLYDDDDDNRPSLSHRLRKSPGVITVAALVPACLAGWLIWHSVGGPEGTSAKSPATAETQDSTPSTTPAKPSHAADGDNKQGDDKPGNGAPAGHASLAGKVVVIDPGHNPNNYRHPTEINRRVNIGNGTTECDTTGTSTNNGYAEAQFTLDVSHRLRALLEKQGAKVRLTQNDDHSFGPCVTERASFGNKAKADAAVSVHADGSSVGHRGFHVILPALVKAGAADTADIVAPSHDLGTRIAGKFVRDTGTAPSNYIGGGTGLDTRGDLGGLNLSTVPKVFIECGNMRDPKDAALLTSGSWRQKAAQGIADGISSFLHAE
- a CDS encoding MFS transporter; protein product: MTQAAPSLPETTAEEPRTTRGRGGIVPVLAFAGIVVAVMQTLLVPVIKDLPTLLSTAPSNATWVMTATLLAGAIATPIMGRLGDLYGKRRMLLASLSVMVVGSLICGFTDNLLIMIVGRALQGFAMGAIPLGIGIMRDELPREKLGSAMALMSSSIGVGGGLALPAAALVAQHADWHALFFGAAGLGVISMALTLIFVPESSTRARGSFDILGALGLSAGLVCLLLPITKGSDWGWTSGTTLGLFAGALAILLLWGVMELRVAAPLVDLRTTARREVLLTNLASIMVGVAFYAISLVLPQLLQLPKATGYGLGQSMVVAGLCVAPLGLTMMLTAPVYARIAAKYGPKVSLMIGMLIIAIGYGAGLALMSAPWQTIIISVVVGAGIGLAYSSLPALIIGAVDPSETGAANGLNTLMRSIGTSVSSAVIGMVLAHSSTALGPVSVPSMSGFRTSFMIATAAVVIGLVFAAFLPSRKRTAAQSRPVAAHEGGSATVAEEAAAILDAEDRNLQDFRGFQGRVLDAEGTPVPRATVTLIDHRGRQSGIVVADGAGAFALAARSAGTYILAATAPGLPPLATHVAYTSVDQLVAVDLKLGSTVPANAGR